AGAGAGGGCTGCACATTCTATGCAACTAGGTGCCCGAGTATTGAAAACGGGTGTGGCGATTGTATTTGCATTATTTTTAGCAGAATTAACTAATCTACCATCACCAGTTTTTGCAGGTATTGCTGCAATCTTTGCAATTCAACCATCAATCTATCGTTCCTATTTATCTATTGTGGAACAAATACAAGGAAATTTAATCGGTGCGGGAATTGCTGTTATTTTCGGTTTACTGTTTGGTCATCACATCGTAGCTATAGGTATCGCTACTATTATTGTGATAGCTTTAATGCGTAAATTTAATCTTGAAAGCTCCTTATCCTTAGCACTCGTCACTCTTGTTGCGATTATGGTTTATGAAGGGGACAGCTTTTTAGAATTTGGTGCGATACGATTTGTTACTGTTATGATTGGTGTATTTGCAGCATTCGTAGTGAATTTAATATTCCTTCCACCCCGTTATGAAATTAAACTATTTACGATGATTGACTCATTACAGGATGATATCATTCGTTGGACACGACTTGCTATCCGAAATGCAGCTGAACATTTATCAACGAAAAATGCACTTTCAAAATTTGAAAAAAGGCTTTCCGATGTTGAGAATATGTATGGTTTTTACAAAGAGGAAAGACATTATCGTAAAAGCAAAAGAAGAACTCAAGCACGTAAACTCGTTATTTATCGACAAATGATCACGACAACAAAGAAAAGTGTTGAGCTTTTGCAACGTATTCATAAACACGAAAATGAAATGAGCAATTTACCAGATTCATTTCGTTTGGTAATTCAAGAAAGACTTGATTATTTACTAACCTTCCACGAGCAGTTATTACTGAAATATACTGGAAAGCTGAGGCCAGAGCATTCTCAATTAAAGGTAGATGAGGGGCGCTTAAATCGCTCGGAGGTTATTAACGAAATTATCAAACAAATTACGTTAGGAAAAACTGAACTAGAAGAGGAAGAATTCTCTTCATTCCATTTATTTTATATTTTTTCAAGAATATTAGATTATGAAGAAAACTTAACTCATTTGGATACACTTATCGTTTCATTCCGTAACTATCATGCACAAGAAAAAAACCCTGATTTAGAAGAAGATTTCTATTAAAAATAGGATGCTTCCATCAATACAAATTGATGAAAGCATCCTTTTATCTTACTATTCTAGTTTTTCATTTTTGGGTCTAACGCGTCTCTTAAACCATCGCCCATTAAATTAAATCCAAGAACAGTCAGCATAATAGCTAGTCCAGGAAAAATCATCGTCCACGGTGCTGTCATGAGGAATAACCGTGCATCTGATAGCATTTTTCCCCATTCAGGATTTGGTGCTTCTGCCCCTAATCCTAAGAAACCTAATGCTGCCGCTTCAATAATCGCCGTTGCAATAGCAAGGGTCCCTTGAACAATAACAGGTGAAAAGGAATTGGGGAGTATATGTCGCCATAATATTCTTGAATCTTTCATACCAATCGCCCTAGCAGCAACAATATACTCTTCTTCCTTTACACTTAGCACCCTTGACCGTATAAGACGTCCAAAATTCGGTACATTAACAATCGCAATCGCGATTAATGCATTTTGAAGTGATGGTCCCAACATAGATACTACTGCAATTGCTAATAGAATACTTGGGAAGGCAAGCATAATATCGAATATCCTTGAAATAACCGTATCAATCCAACGTCCATAAAACCCTGCAATAATCCCAAGAAAACTCCCTACTATTACAGAAAGTATAACGGCAAAAAAACCAACTGCCAAAGAGATTCGGGCACCATGAACGATGCGTGAAAAAATATCTCTACCAAAATCATCCGTACCAAACCAATACTCACTCGAAGGTGGTAGAAGCTTTAAACTAAAATTCTGTTCATTAATGCCTTGAGGTACAAAAAAAGGACCTATTAAACCAAGCAGAACAAAAAATATTACAATGCATGTTCCAACAATTGCGACCTTATTTTTGAAAAAGGTCTGCCACGCTTCCTGCCAAGGCCCTTTTACCTTCTCTTTTTTTGTTGTAAGTTCAATAGATTTCGAGACCATTCAAACATCCACCCCCTAGTTATATCGAATGCGAGAATCGATTGCAGAGTATAGGATATCGACAATGAGGTTAATCATTACAAACATAAATGCAACAACTAAAATTCCAGATTGAATTACAGGGTAATCACGGAATCCAATTGCTTCGTATATATACCTTCCTATCCCCGGCCAACTAAATATTGTTTCTGTTAGAATGGCGCCACCTAACAATAACCCTGTTTGCAGACCGATTACTGTTAAGATTGGAATAAGTGCATTTTTCAGTGCATGCCTATAGACGACTTTCACCATTTTTTGTCCTTTAGCCCTTGCAGTTCGAATATAATCCGAACGCATCACTTCTAACATCGAAGAACGGGTCATACGAGCGATAATAGCCATTGGAATTGTCGCTAATGCAATTCCTGGTAAAATTAAATATTTAAGGGTTGTTAAAAACTGATCAAATCTACCTTGGATGAGTGTATCAATCAGATAAAAATGGGTGATTGCTTCTACAGGGGCTCGTACATCCTCACGCCCTGAAGTCGGTAACCATCCTAGATTTATACTGAAAGCCCATTGCTCCATTAACCCTAACCAGAAAATAGGCATCGATACCCCTATCAATGCAATAATCATTGCTAAATAATCAAACCATGAATTTTGAAACCATGCTGAAATAATCCCCGCATTCATACCGATAACAACGGCAAGAATCATCGCAAACAAAGCCAATTCAATTGTTGCAGCTAAATATGGCCAAATTTCTGTAACAATAGGTTGTTTCGTACGAAGAGACTCACCTAAATCTCCAGTCAACAAACCTTTTAAATATTCGAAGTATTGTATATACCATGGATTATCAAGCCCTAATTGCTGACGGAGTGCTACAATTAACTCCTCGGAAGCCTGTTGACCTAAAATAACCCTTGCTGGATCTCCTGGAATTGCTCTAATGATTAAAAAAACAATGAATGTCATGCCAAGTAATACTGGTATTAATTGAAGGCATCTTCTCCCTATGTAAGGAAGCATTTTCTCCACCTCTCAATTCTTTGGAATGAAGGTGAGGGAAGGCAAGAAACCTTCCCTCTATAGATATGTGTTAGCTTTTAATATTTTGGGTTTTGATAGCTTTTCTGTTATTGAATTGAAACATTCTTTAAGCTTTCAGATCCTGTAGGGTGTGGATAATAATCAGTCACACCTTTCTTCCCAGCTAATAATGGAATAGAGTGTGCTAATGGTACCCAAGGCGCTTCTTCAAAAATAATTTCTTGCGCTTGTTTATACAATTCATTACGCACCTCTTCATCAACTTCTGATTGAGCAGAGATTAAAAGATCATGCACTTCATCATTTGAATAGTAAGCGTAGTTATTACTTCCAATATTGTCTTTGTCTAATAATGTGTACAAGAAGTTATCTGCGTCTCCATTATCACCAGTCCAACCTAATAGGAATGCATCAAATTCACCCTTGTTAGCTCGATCTAAATAGGTCGCCCAGTCAACACTTTGAATTGAGGAAGGAATCCCTACATCTTCTAGGTTCTTTTGAATAGCTTCAGCAATTTTTTGTCCGTCTGGCATATATGGACGTGGAACAGGCATTGCCCAAAGTTCAATCGGTGTACCATCATATCCAGCTTCAGCTAATAATTCTTTCGCTTTTTCAGGATTATATTCATATCCAGTAATTTCCTCATTATATCCACTAATTGAAGATGGCATTGGGTTTACAGCCACCTCTGCAAGACCTTCATAGAATGCATCGACAATTGTTTGTTTATCGATTGCATGGTTAACTGCTTGACGAACTAATACATTATCAAATGGCGGACGAGTATTTGTTAACCCTAAATAACCTATATTCATGGATGGACGTTCTATTAATTGTAGATTTGCATCCCCTTCAATAATTGAAACATCTGATGGATTAATGCCATCAGCTAGATCAATCTCACCTGCAAGTAGTGCATTTAAACGAGCTGAATTTTCAGGTATTGCACGGAAAATAATTGTATCCAATTTCGGTAGACCCTCTTGCCAGTAATCTTCATTTTTCGCTACCGTAATCGAGTCATTACGTTTCCATTCTACAAATTTAAACGGTCCAGTTCCTACTGGGTTATCACCGAATGCGTCACCCGCAGCTTCAAACGCAGTTGGTGAAGCAATTCCAAATGGACTCATTGCAAGGTTTTTAAGGAATGGTGCTTGAGGTCGACTCAATTTAAAGACAACAGTATAATCATCTTCTGCTATTACTTCTTCAATAATATCTTCACCATTTGCTTTAAACATTGAATGGAAGTAATAGAATTTTTCTTCCGCCCCACCCTTCCATCGTTCAATATTTTTCACAACTGCTTCAGCATTAAAATCAGTACCGTCGTGG
Above is a genomic segment from Lysinibacillus sp. PLM2 containing:
- the ygaE gene encoding UPF0421 protein YgaE, producing the protein MQLGARVLKTGVAIVFALFLAELTNLPSPVFAGIAAIFAIQPSIYRSYLSIVEQIQGNLIGAGIAVIFGLLFGHHIVAIGIATIIVIALMRKFNLESSLSLALVTLVAIMVYEGDSFLEFGAIRFVTVMIGVFAAFVVNLIFLPPRYEIKLFTMIDSLQDDIIRWTRLAIRNAAEHLSTKNALSKFEKRLSDVENMYGFYKEERHYRKSKRRTQARKLVIYRQMITTTKKSVELLQRIHKHENEMSNLPDSFRLVIQERLDYLLTFHEQLLLKYTGKLRPEHSQLKVDEGRLNRSEVINEIIKQITLGKTELEEEEFSSFHLFYIFSRILDYEENLTHLDTLIVSFRNYHAQEKNPDLEEDFY
- a CDS encoding peptide ABC transporter permease, with translation MVSKSIELTTKKEKVKGPWQEAWQTFFKNKVAIVGTCIVIFFVLLGLIGPFFVPQGINEQNFSLKLLPPSSEYWFGTDDFGRDIFSRIVHGARISLAVGFFAVILSVIVGSFLGIIAGFYGRWIDTVISRIFDIMLAFPSILLAIAVVSMLGPSLQNALIAIAIVNVPNFGRLIRSRVLSVKEEEYIVAARAIGMKDSRILWRHILPNSFSPVIVQGTLAIATAIIEAAALGFLGLGAEAPNPEWGKMLSDARLFLMTAPWTMIFPGLAIMLTVLGFNLMGDGLRDALDPKMKN
- a CDS encoding peptide ABC transporter permease, whose amino-acid sequence is MLPYIGRRCLQLIPVLLGMTFIVFLIIRAIPGDPARVILGQQASEELIVALRQQLGLDNPWYIQYFEYLKGLLTGDLGESLRTKQPIVTEIWPYLAATIELALFAMILAVVIGMNAGIISAWFQNSWFDYLAMIIALIGVSMPIFWLGLMEQWAFSINLGWLPTSGREDVRAPVEAITHFYLIDTLIQGRFDQFLTTLKYLILPGIALATIPMAIIARMTRSSMLEVMRSDYIRTARAKGQKMVKVVYRHALKNALIPILTVIGLQTGLLLGGAILTETIFSWPGIGRYIYEAIGFRDYPVIQSGILVVAFMFVMINLIVDILYSAIDSRIRYN
- a CDS encoding ABC transporter substrate-binding protein → MKNKISTLWLLLVLCLVFLLVACNGSESTEPEDTTEQTNEETEETNESVPQVLVFGRGGDSVSLDPAIVTDGESFKVTENIFETLLDFGEQDTTVHPGLAKEWEVSEDGLTYTFKLEEGVKFHDGTDFNAEAVVKNIERWKGGAEEKFYYFHSMFKANGEDIIEEVIAEDDYTVVFKLSRPQAPFLKNLAMSPFGIASPTAFEAAGDAFGDNPVGTGPFKFVEWKRNDSITVAKNEDYWQEGLPKLDTIIFRAIPENSARLNALLAGEIDLADGINPSDVSIIEGDANLQLIERPSMNIGYLGLTNTRPPFDNVLVRQAVNHAIDKQTIVDAFYEGLAEVAVNPMPSSISGYNEEITGYEYNPEKAKELLAEAGYDGTPIELWAMPVPRPYMPDGQKIAEAIQKNLEDVGIPSSIQSVDWATYLDRANKGEFDAFLLGWTGDNGDADNFLYTLLDKDNIGSNNYAYYSNDEVHDLLISAQSEVDEEVRNELYKQAQEIIFEEAPWVPLAHSIPLLAGKKGVTDYYPHPTGSESLKNVSIQ